A genomic window from Ciona intestinalis chromosome 8, KH, whole genome shotgun sequence includes:
- the LOC104265924 gene encoding uncharacterized protein LOC104265924 translates to MNMLTSCVLVLFAAIQLAGKCDAYCGDKCSGSSKPYCCETLGRSFCAYDFSECAQRRPVPTKKTFSSNQPFPLPVIIVASLSAFVILLGVLSVCWCVCKKQPLENYGSFMNGRAATYNESGAETGQVKSVPITEPPPSYEHVTNNRLAFVCRDSHADGSPPAYTTVHHTDNESDTVFVEGV, encoded by the exons ATGAATATGTTAACATCGTGTGTTCTTGTTCTGTTTGCTGCAATTCAACTGGCCGGAAAAT GTGATGCATACTGTGGTGATAAGTGCAGCGGCAGCAGCAAACCATATTGTTGCGAAACTCTAGGTCGAAGTTTTTGCGCCTACGACTTTTCAGAGTGCGCGCAGAGGCGACCTGtcccaacaaaaaaaacattttcttcaaATCAACC ATTTCCGCTGCCCGTTATTATCGTGGCCAGTTTATCCGCTTTTGTGATTTTATTGGGGGTTCTCTCAGTTTGTTGGTGTGTATGCAAAAAACAACCCCTGGAAAACTACGGCTCCTTTATGAATGGCAGGGCAGCCACGTATAATGAATCAG GTGCTGAGACTGGTCAAGTCAAATCCGTTCCAATAACCGAACCGCCGCCTTCTTACGAGCACGTCACAAACAACCGTCTTGCCTTCGTGTGTAGGGACTCTCACGCCGATGGTTCACCGCCAGCTTACACTACAGTACATCATACCGACAATGAATCGGACACAGTGTTTGTAGAGGGGGTGTAA
- the LOC100180904 gene encoding polycomb protein eed, producing the protein MEVESPNINPKVQDENEDENNLPKQVISTKDENTAVNETGPAQKTKRGKGKSKISKKLPAKGLFKCTNSLKEDHGQPLFGVSFCHQTSKDEYPMFASVGSNRIAVYECRDDGYIKLLQAYSDPESEENFYSCTWTVDSTSGHPLLAVAGSRGIIRVLNVSTKQCIKHYIGHGNAVNELKFHPQMPQILLSASKDHSLRVWNIKTDVLVCMFSGVEGHRDEVLSCDFNIFGTKIISCGMDHSLKIWNFDGEDLKSALKASEVYKPNTNDKPFPTLHFHNPYFSTRDIHKNYVDCARWFGDFILSKSCENCIVCWKPGSINCSLNQLKPKESNVTVLSRLEFQHCDIWYMRFAIDYWHKYLAVGNQYGKTFIWELDHLDPAKSKCFTLSNIRCTTTIRQTAFSKDGSILICVCDDSTIWRWDLQGK; encoded by the exons ATGGAAGTAGAATCCCCTAACATAAACCCAAAGGTGCAAGATGAAAACGAAGATGAAAACAACTTACCGAAGCAGGTGATTTCGACCAAGGACGAAAATACTGCAGTAAACGAAACAGGACCAGCGCAAAAGACGAAACGCGGTAAAGGGAAAAGCAAGATTTCGAAGAAGCTACCTGCCAAAGGATTGTTTAAATGCACTAACTCGCTAAAG GAAGACCATGGCCAACCATTGTTTGGTGTTTCATTTTGCCACCAGACGTCCAAGGACGAATACCCAATGTTTGCATCTGTGGGAAGCAATAGAATCGCTGTTTATGAATGCAGAGATGATGGTTATATCAAACTTCTGCAAGCATATTCTGATCCTGag aGTGAAGAAAACTTTTACTCGTGCACATGGACTGTTGATTCTACCAGTGGTCATCCCCTGCTTGCTGTGGCTGGATCACGAGGAATTatccgtgttttaaacgtttcaACGAAACAGTGTATTAAA CATTATATCGGGCACGGAAATGCAGTAAATGAGTTGAAATTCCATCCACAAATGCCTCAAATTCTCCTCAGTGCATCTAAGGATCATTCCCTGAGGGTTTGGAATATTAAAACTGATGTTCttgtttgtatgtttagtGGAGTGGAGGGTCACAGAGACGAAGTGTTAAGTTGT gattttaacatttttgggACCAAAATAATATCTTGTGGGATGGACCATTCATTAAAGATATGGAATTTTGATGGTGAAGATTTAAAGTCGGCACTTAAAGCATCAGAAGTCTACAAACCAAACACTAATGAcaa GCCTTTCCCCACCCTTCACTTCCATAATCCATATTTCTCTACAAGAGACATCCACAAAAACTATGTAGATTGTGCAAGGTGGTTTGGGGACTTTATTCTATCCaag TCGTGTGAAAACTGTATAGTATGTTGGAAACCGGGTTCAATAAACTGCAGTCTTAACCAGCTGAAACCTAAAGAATCAAATGTGACAGTTCTAAGCAGACTGGAGTTCCAACATTGTGATATTTGGTACATGAGGTTTGCCATTGATTACTGGCACAAG TACCTTGCTGTTGGGAACCAGTATGGAAAAACTTTTATCTGGGAGCTTGACCATTTAGACCCCGCTAAGtcaaa GTGTTTCACACTTAGTAATATCCGATGTACAACAACGATCAGACAAACCGCTTTCTCAAAAGATGGGAGCATCCTTATTTGCGTGTGCGATGATTCGACGATTTGGCGATGGGACCTGCAAGGCAAATAA